Genomic DNA from Leptolyngbya sp. NIES-2104:
GGAGACACCAGCGGCGGAGAGATTGAAACCAGTTTCCTTGCCTCCAAAGGGCGCGACCTGCCGAACCTGATTCTGCAAGGCATTCGATTTATTATTTCCTCGCCGTCTGTCGTGCAAGGCTTCTCGATCGAGCATCATACCAACTTGATCGACAGCGTATGGGGCTTCTACTCTGGCTGCTCGATTTCAGCGCACCAAATCGCCCAAGCGCCGGATCGTGTTCGAGATAGCCAAGTGCCACGTTACTTTTGGATCGCCAACAAAGGCAGTGCTTACAGCAAGCACAGTGGCGCGTTCAACGTTTCGACTTATCTTAAAGAGTTTCGCCAACTCAACACCGCTGCGGCGCGACTCGTCAGCCACTCGCTGAAGCCTGAAACTGCCCAGGCAACCGAGTTGATCGACTGGCAGAGCGAAAATCTCAAGATGTTCGCCGCGCTCGAAGTTCGCCGCAATCGGGGCATGGTGGCATTACGGGAAACCCTGATCGCCCTGCTTCGCAAAGAAGGTAAGCGAGTCAAAGTCATTCGCCCCAACCTCTCAAAATCTGAGATTCAATCGGCAAAGGCGGCAATCACCGAAGCCAGCCGCGTTACCCACAAGCGCTACTGTGAGGCAGTCGCGATCGCCCTAGACCTCACCGACGAAGCGGCAAAACTGCTCGAAAATCGGACCGAAGCACTCACCCCCGATGAAGCGCTCTCGTTGACCAAATACTATTTGAAGGACTTCTACGAACTCGAAACCGTGACCAGCGCTGATGTCGAGTTTGATCGTAAAGGTCAAACCCGCACCGAAATCAAACGACTCGAAGCCGTTCTGCATCCGGACTTGGCAACGCAACGCACCGTCAAGTCGATCGAGCGCAACCCCGACACGCCGCAAGACTGGAAGCCGGATGTGATCGCACTCTGGCTACTAGAGCAATCGGGAGCTGCGGCACTCATCTGCCAAATTGCAGCCGGGGAAATCGAGCGACTTCCAGCGGATCAGGTGCAATCCATTTCTGCGTTTGTGCGATCGCACTCGGTCGAGTTCCGGCTGGCATTCAATTTCCGCAATATCGAAACGCAGTCCGACCAGCAAATCATCGGTGAAATCCTATCTCGTCACGGCATCCACACTCAGCGATGCGGCAATCGGAATAATCGGCGTTACGAAGTCTGTAAGCCAGAACTAGAAACGCTTCTCGCCATTATCGAGCGACGTAGAAAGGAGATCTCACCCCTTGAGAAAATAGAAGTAGATCGGGAGGGTGCGATCGCAGAAGATCCCTTTAATTCCGAGGATCTCGCAGACATTCGAGGACTTTACGAAAGCAGTTCAGACCCAGAAGCGCGAAGGCTACTCCAAGAAAGCATTCCACCCGACCTGTGGGAGCGAGCAATTTATCAAATTGCCTAATCGATCACACGGTACTCCGGCGCAAAACTGCTTATCGGTCTCCTCCACCTGGTTGCGGGCATTGCGTACAGAAGGGATCGATCGAGAATTAGAGTCACTCAACGCAACGCCCACAACCAGGAAAGTTCTGCGGCTTGGGAGCAGAGCGAGACTCAAAAGTTACCTAAATTCTGGACTGTGGATTCAGTCTCTACTGACTTTAAGTTGGGCGGTTCTCGCGTCCGTGGTAAACCTTCAAAATCACGACTTCATCCTCGATCACAGCGTAGTGAATCGTGAATCCGAACTTGCCGAATGCAACTTGCAACTTACGTAATCCGGTGGCGGCATGAACGATCGCGCCCCGTTTCGGAAAGGTTTCAAGGCGGTCTCCAGCCTCGCGAATGGCTTGAGCTGCCTGAAGCGCGATTGTTGAATCAATTAGCTCTAGGGCTTCATAATGCCGTTGAATGTCTGCTAAAGCAGTCTCTGTCCACGTTACTTGGGACATGAACGTGGCTGATCACTGCCTAAACTATCGAGCCAATCCCGAACTCGTTCGTGCGAAACCCCGTTGCGCTTGCGCTTGTATTCAGCCAAGACCTGCAAGCTACTCTCAACCATTTCTGCATTCGTCATTTGATGAAATGAAAGGGCTTCATCAAGCTGACCGTACTCCAGTGCTGTTTCCTGACGCGGCTCACCACCCAGCAAGCGCTCAAAATCGCTGAGACTGCCACTGGTTTCCGAAAGCCAGTCCAACACGAGCGCTTTGACTCGCTCACTGTCTAGTTCTTCTACCTGATGGGCGATCGCGTGCTGATCGGTCATAACAATTTTTCGGAGTGCATTGGTTCGACAAAATAGACAGCTCATCGTTTCACCACTTTAACATTCCAGCGAAGGCGGTTCTTTTTACAATGAGTGCCTTGAACAACGATTGGAATAAAGTTAGACGATACCGCCGTTCGGTTGTATTTCAAAGCCTGCATTCTCTCATTGAGCGACTGTCACAACCTCAACCGTAGAATGCGGGTTTCTACGTGAAGCTCTGCGGATCGAGGCAGAAGGTCAAAGGTTCTAAACGTTCGTTCAAATGGCAAATCCGCCTAAATTTGAGGCTGTAGATTTTTGCCGTCAAACGCCGTTTTTTGCCGTCAAACAAAGCAAAAAGTTGTACATTTTTGCCTACACGAGTGAGCGTCACCCTTATCTGAAGTTGATCTGATAATTTCCGCCGTTAAACGCCGTCAAATGCAGTTTTTTGAAGACATTTTTTGCATAATCACGCACTGCCTATTTACTACGACAAAAACGTAAATTCCGGTTGAGTAAATTCTCAACAGTCAGCCCCTCAAGCCGTTGCTCAAGCTGAGATCTCTGTCGCAAACAAGTATTCCACCCAAACTGAGATCGTTGCTGTAAAAGAGGGTTTCACCCGATCTCAATCCTTGCCTTTGAATTTTTCTGCTGTTCTCTGTTGTGGTTCTATTTGAAAGATAAGGCGCGGTCGGAATATCCGCAAAGCACGAATGAAGCACGAGCAAGGCACGAGGCACATCTGAGACACAGGTGCGGCACAAACGTGACATCGCTAAAGCACGAGGCATGATTGAGGCACGAGGCACGGTCAGCAAGGCACGAGGCACGGTTGGCGTTAGATGTAGGAAATTGCAAACAACGCAGTGGATCGAAGCTCACACGAGCCAAGCCGAACCATTTGAGCCATGCTCAAGACTTTAAAGACTCAAGATGTCAGGCAGATGAAAGACGAGTGCAACTGGTGTGATCGCGTGTAATTGCCGCAAAATTCTCGAAATTTGTGCAATTTTCACGGGAGTAGCCGCGCTTTCGCATACGACTGACACATCGACTGCTTGAAGTATTTTTGTCGTGCAATAAAGTTCCTCCAAGTTCCTACGAATGCCTTGCAAATTCCTCCAAGTTCCCACAGAGGGGTGTAAGCACTCGTTTTAGCTAGGGCAGTTCGACAAAATTGGGCAAAACGTTCCTTCGCTGTCCCACAAATTTACATAAATTTCCACAAATTCCCGCAAAAGTCCTCAACCTGAATTTCGGGCAAATCGAAGACTTTCTGATTCACAAAGCGAAATCCATAAAGCGAGTTGTCTATGATTTCTACGATTACTCTGGCGATCGATCCTGGCTTCAGTCTGAGGAAGTCGATTTACCAGATCGACGACGGAATCGACATCTGTTGTTTGTCGAACCCGATAGCGCAGTTGTGACGCGGGAGTTGATCAATCACTCTGAGTGGAGGTGGCACGATGACTGTGAACTATAAATTTCGCTGCCAAACCCGACATGACAATGCCCCAATCTGAATTTTGCTGCGATATCTGCTCGATGAGGCTTTACTGGCACGGGCTAAACTGAATCACTCGACTCGATTTACCTCACTCCTTGGTTTTTGCGATCGCTTCATACTGGTTTTTGAGGTCTTTAATTGAAATTTGCACACCGCGATTGACAAAAATCTTTCGGATGTCCGTGTAACTGTAGCCCTGCTTAATCGCTATCTCAATTTGCTCAAACCCTAATCTCACCACTTCCTCTGGCGAAATCTTCTTAGGCTTCTCCGCCAGTTTTTTCAAGTCTTCTAGTGCCCCATTCAAATCGGGTTCCTTCGGCTCCTGTGGTTCGTTTGAAGCAGAGCCGCTATTTTTAGATTGCGCCATTTTGAGTAGTATCTTAGTGCTGTTTTAATCGTAGCGATTGTTTTTCTTCACAGACAAAGCCTTTACAGATTGTTGCGATCTCTCCCAAACCGCGACGAACTTCGCTTTTACGCGCTAGTCTGAACGTACTTTCAAAGAAATTTTGCGAAGTTGGCAAGCTGTGTTTTGTCTTACGCAGCTACGCCGCTCCAGACAAATCTAGCTTGCCCAAGGGGGCGACCCCCTTGGAGAACCCCCACCGAGCCGAGCAGCGGAAATGAGCGAATTTGATCGCGACCTAAAACATCTTGAGAAACTGCTCGACCCCGTGCTACCAGGAGCGAAAAAGGAGAGTGAAACCAAATTCACAATTCGTCTAACAGATTCATTAAAAGAGTCATTGAAAGCGGAAGCAGAAGCACGAGGAATCAATTTTTCTGACTACGTTCGATCAAAACTATCCGGTGAAACCCCGCCGATTCGTCGCCGCAATCGACGGCAAGTGAGCAGGATTGATCGCAGTCTCTTAGTTGAACTGAATCGCATTGGAATCAATCTCAATCAAGCGGTAAGAAGGCTGAATAGTCAAGCTCAACCTAGAGTGAGTCAAGCCGATCGACAACTCCTTTCCCAACTGCTCGAAAAGCTGCAAGCAGTGGAACTGGCTCTAATTTCGGAAGCGAAGGAACTCGAAGAGGAAACGTGAGTACTGCCAAAATCAAACTCAACAATTCCGCCCGTGCCACCATTTGCTATGCCATTAGCAAAGCGGGCGCACGGGTGATTGGCGGCAGTGCAGCACCCTGGGTTGAGCGCGATCAACTTTCGCACAATCAACTGCAAGCCGTCGTGAGGAACGCCACGCAAAAATTTATGGTATCGATCGACCTCAACGATCGCGTCAAGCGCTCGGTGGGGCACACATCGATTTCGTTTCCGCCCGGTGAAGACCTCGATGATCAGCAATTCGCCGAATACTGCGAAAAATATCTTGCCGCAATGATTCTGACCTCAGAGCGTCCAGAATTGCTAAAGGAATTTAACGAGCCAGAATTTAGAAAAGCAGTCGAAGATTTTCGAGAGACTGAATTACACAAATACACTTACTCGATCGTTCGCCACACCGATGAACCCCATCCACACGCGCACATCGTTTACAGCCGAATAAATCTGGAAACGGAACGATCGATCAGCACTTCGTTTGAGCGTTATCGATCGCAGCAAATTCTGCGCGATTTGGAGCGACAGTATGAACTTACAGCGGTCCCGAATAGCTGGGAAGTTGGGCGGCGATCGCAAACGATCAGCCAACTTCAGAAAGAAGCAGCGACCGGAGAAGTCAGCGTTCAGAAACGGTTGCAGGATCTTTTAGAGAACGTTGGGCAACGCAGCGCATCAGTGACTGAATTTATCGAGAATGCCCAAGCCGAAGGAATTGAAGTGCGAATGGGATTCACTCGAACTGGGAAATCGAAAGGGATTTCTTATAGCTTGGATGGAGTCGCGTTATCAGGCAATTCACTAGGGACGCGCTACAGTTTCAAACACTCTGACCCAGGACTGTGTAAAACCTTTGAACTTGCCTACTCAGAGCGCGACAACCCAAAAATTCAGGAACTCTGTCAACGGAAACCTTTAACTTATGAGCAACGCCAGCAGAACGCCCTCAGAAACGATATTACTTCAAGCCTTGGCGGAACAGCAGAAGCAGTTCAGCGACTTGATTGCAGCACTCCAGCCCTTGCCTCAACGCCTCGATCAACTGGAGCGCCAGGTGGCAGCGCTGACCGCATCAACGACACAACCCCAGGAGGTCGCCCAGGGACTTCAGCAATTACGGACCGAAGTGGAGGAATCGATCGACGACCTGTTCGCCGAATTCAGTCGCCACAGTTCGCAAGTGATGACGAAGATCGACGAGCGATTGAGCCAAACCGAAGCCAAACTCCCCTCGGTTACACCGCTGGAGAATCAAATCACCGTCGCGAATCGACACTTGACGCGATTAATCAGCAGCTTCGAGACTTTGAATCGTCTAGTCACGTCGAACTTCACCGAATTAACCAGCAACTTGCAGACCTTAATCGCGCTCTGGAAGAAAAACGGGACAGCCGACTAAAACGCCAACAGCAAAGCCGTTACGCCGCGCAGATTTTGCCGCTGGCTGAAGCAATCTTTGAACACTATGCGACGATCGGCGCGACATTCGGTAAAGAGTCGGAAGCGAGTACCGAGTATCAGCTTCAGGTTGACTTTGGCAATAAAAGCTATCTGCTCAGTCGCGACGATCGCGACTTCAGATACAACGTGCGGCGTGAAGCGACGAAAATGGATGTCCAGGCTCAGGAAAACATTACGATCTCAGATGTTCAGCTTTGGCAAGATCTTCACCGCTGGCTGGTCGTAAACGCTCAACTGGGAACTGAAACTACTTCTGATGCTCAGAAAACCGAAGACCTGCCCGCACTAGAGCCAGTTTTGCCAGAGACGATTGAACTTCCACCTGATCCGCCTCCGGTTCAGGAGGGTCCTGCTGCTTCAGAGCCAGATGCTCAACTCGAAGCGCATCGGCAATACTATCGTCAAATTTATGAGCGCTTATCGGTTAGACTCGCGCATTTAGCGCCGCTTGACCGGGATGTGCGAGTCTCTCTGCTTGCTCTACAGGAATACAGCACTTGTGATGACCCGATGCAAGAAGCGATGAACATCATCGCTCAGGGCACAGAGGCGCAGGCGATCGTGCAGCGCGATCTGGACGAAGCGAAAGCTTATATTCACGCTGTTTACACTCAGGTCGAGGCGGTACTAGCGCGGGCAAAATCGCTTGAACGAGAACGTTGAATCGATCACAACCGTTGTCAGTTGCTGTGATTAGGGTAATTCGCGTTTTGCGTGGCTCGTGAGCAGTGAACTTCTGCTGGATGTGAGCTAGGGCAAAAAATGCTGTTTTACCGATGTTTCCGTTGATACTATGAATAGACTACAGGTAGAACGGCATGAAGCCAGAAGATAACAAGCGAATTCAATACTTTCTCACGATTTGGAAAGGCTCTCAGGGAAATGAGCGCGCCAACTATCAGAATTTTTTTCGCGACTTGTGTGATGCGTTAGGGGTCACGGCTCCACCTCCCAAGGGCAATGTTTTTGGCGATCCTTACTGTTTTGATAAGGAAATCAAGTTTTTCCACAGCGATCGCGATTCTACGACTCGGTTTGCTGACTTTTACAAAGAAGGACATCTGCTGGTTGAAGCGAAGCAGGGTAGCGATATCTCCGGCAAGGGCACGGCAAAGCGAGGGACAGAAACGTATCGCAAGGCAATGGAAAAAGCATTTTTTCAGGCGCGAGCGTATGTCAAGCAACTAGATGTGAAGCCCCCGTTTCTCATAACGTGTGATATCGGATCTCACTTTGAACTGTGGATGGACTTTAGCGGCAGCTACTCGATCGGATATGGAGCGAGAGAGCGGCTCGATCTCGATGACCTTTTGAAGCCGGATGTGTTTGATCGATTTGTGGCGATCTTCACTGATCCACAAAGCTTAAATCCAGAAAGATATCGGGCAAGAGTGACGCGAGATGTTGCCGCAGAACTGGCAAAACTGGCGAAGTGGCTTGAAGAGCAGCGGCACGATCCGCATGAGGTCGCTAATTTTTTGATGCGCTGCATTTTCACCATGTTTGCCGAAGATGTAGGGCTATTGCCGAGAGAGGTGTTTAAGGCAGCTTTAAATGAGCGGTGGATTGCTGACCCCAAACGCTTTAAGCCAGAGATTGAAAACCTGTGGCAGACGATGAACACAGGCGGTAGTTTTGGATTTGAGCGGATTTTACGATTTAACGGCAGCTTTTTTGCAGATGCGACCGCGTTTGAGTTGCCCAAGGAGCAGTTAGAAACGTTGTTTAGAGCGGCGAACAAGGACTGGAGCCAGGTAGAGCCTGCGATTTTTGGCACGTTGTTAGAACGCGCTCTTGACACCAAAGAGCGGAGCCGACTAGGGGCGCATTACACGCCGCGATCGTATGTAGAGCGGCTGGTGCGTCCGGTAGTGATTGATTCGATTCGGCAAGAGTGGCAGCAGGTGGAAATGGAGGTCGATCGCTTGCTCAAGCTGGACGAGGGACAAGAAGACCCCACTGCTGCACAGAAAAAGAAGGCAGAGGTGGAAATTCGCGCCTTTCTCAAGCATTTGCGGGAAATCAAGATTCTTGACCCCGCTTGTGGATCGGGCAACTTTTTGTATGTGACACTGGATTTGCTGAAAACCCTTGAGGCTGAAGTGATGCAGCGATTGGTGGACGTGGTAGGGGCGGTGCAGCTAGAGACTGAGCAAGTTAACCCATCGCAGTTTCTGGGCATTGAGGTCAATCCTAGAGCTGCTGCGATCGCTGAGTTGGTCATCTGGATTGGTTATCTGCAATGGCACTTTAAACGCTACGGCACCACGCCGCCGCCTGAACCTGTTTTGCAAAATTTCCACAATATTGAACATCGAGATGCGGTGCTGGCATACGACGGGAGGGAAGAGGCGATCGACCCTAAAACGGGAAAGGTTAAAACTCGGTGGGGTGGTCGCACGATGAAGCATCCAGCGACAGGTGAGGATGTCCCTGACCCAAGTGACCAAATTCCGATTTATCGCTATATCAATCCACGACCGGCAGAGTGGCAAGAGGCAGATTATATTGTCTCAAATCCGCCATTTATTGGTAATGCAAGAATGCGAGAGCGATTAGGAGATGGTTATGTAGAAGCTTTAAGATCGGTGTACAGAAATATCCCTGAATCAGTTGACTATGTAATGTATTGGTGGGACAAGTCAGCATCTTTACTGCAAGAAGAAAAGATAGATTGCTTCGGTTTTATTACAACTAACAGTTTACGCCAGACATTCAACCGCCGTATTATTTCTCCCTACATTGAAGCTAAAAAATCGATTTCGATAATTTTTGCTATTCCTGATCATCCTTGGGTGGATGCTTCCGATGGAGCAGCAGTCAGAATTTCCATGACATCAGCCCTTAAAGGTCAACACAAAGGCTTGCTAAGTATAGTAACTGAAGAGCTATCAAAAGAAGATGGTGAGTCAGTAGTCAAATTTGAATCTAAATTAGGCAGCATCTTTTCTAACTTGTCTATAGGTGCCGATATTACGTCTACTAAAGTGTTGAAGGCGAACGAAAAAATTGGGAATCGGGGAGTTCAATTGATTGGTTCTGGCTTTGCCATAACTTCTTATGAGGCAAAAAAATTAGGTCTAGGAACAGTCCCAAACACCGAAAAATATATTCGTAGATATCGTAACGGAAGAGATATTACAGATAAGCCACGAGATATCATGGTCATTGACTTGTTTGGTTTATCAGAGGATAACGTGAAGAGTGATTTTCCACTTATTTATCAATGGATTCTTGAAAGAGTTAAGCCAGAACGAGAACAAAATAATAGGGCTTGTTATAGAAAAAAATGGTGGATTTTTGGTGAACCAGTAGTCACTACTCGTAATGCTCTGGAAGGATTAGATAGATACATTGTTACGTGCCGAACAGCAAAGCACAGAGTTTTCACATTCTTAAAAAATGATATTGTACCTGATGCAAAACTTGTGACTATTGCACTAAATGATTCTTCCTTTCTTGGTATTCTGTCCTCGCGTATTCACTTAACTTGGGTATTACGAAGTGGAGCATGGCTTGGAGTTGGTAATGACTCTAACTATAACCATTCAGAGTGTTTCAATAAATTCCCATTTCCTGACCTATCTCCTGAACAAAAACAGAAAATCTGTGAATTGGGTGAAAAGTTAGACGCGCATCGTAAAGGAGTTCAGGTACAACATCCTGATGTCACAATTACCGGAATGTATAACCTGCTAGAAAAGCTTCGCCGGGGAGAACCGTTTACGGACAGCGATCGCACTTACAACGACAAAGCTTTAGTCTCCACTCTCAAACAAATTCATGATGACCTTGACATTGCAGTGTTTGAGGCTTACGGCTGGCAGCCCACCCTCAGCGATGACGAGATTCTAGAAAAACTGGTCGCACTCAACATTGATCGCGCCGAAGAAGAGCGTAATGGTTTAGTCCGGTGGCTGCGCCCTGATTATCAGGCTCCCGGCGAAGCACAAGTACAGCAAACCTTGACTGGAGTTATGGAACCAGAGACAGCAGCGATCGAACCTGCCGAGCAAAGAACTTGGTCAAAGCAACCAAAAGAGCAACTCGCCGCCATTCAAGAACTCCTCAGCACCAGCCAGGGCGAATGGACAGTAGACCAACTCGCAGCGCAATTCAAAGGCGGTGCCAGAGCAAAAAAGGCAATCAAAGAAAATCTGGAACGGTTAGAATTCTTTGGCTATGTCATTTGCCGCACCGACGAAGTGGGAGTAATTCGTTGGCAATTTGTTGAAATGCAGAAGACTGCTTGAATGCTCGAATAGCCGGCGTTAAATGATGATAGTGATTGTGGGATAAGAACCTGCCGCTGTCATCTAGCAAATGTCATGCTGTTTTTTCTCTTCAGTCTCGTCAACCATTATTCCCTTCGCGTAATAATATATTCCGGCTTTGTGAATATATTCCAGCTTTGTAATTTGAGAGAATATCTTCCTTGGTGAAAGGATGGATAAGTTCTGATGGTATTGCGATCTCAGGTTCAGTTAGAGTTACAAATCCTCTCCATCTATCAAAATCCAAAAGGTCTCCTGGGCACCGAAACGGAGCTTGAGAATTATTCTCACTCTGCCCCTTCAATACTGACTGCACGTTTGCAATGGACATTGCCGCCAACTGTAGTCCCCAGACCAAACTCTCCAGGTTCCAGTTGCGTAACTCACCTTTAAGGCATAGATGATGCGCTTGGTCGCCAACCTTTTCAAAGTTGAGATAGCTTGAACCAAAATCACTACTTGTTACTTCTACCATCTTGTCTGTTGGTGGTGGTACACCAGGTTCTTCTGGAATTCCTATATGCAGTTTGAAACCTCCTGAGCTTATCCGAAGTCCATGCTTAATGCTGTTGTACTCTCGAATAGAGCCGTCATCAAGGAAATCATAGGCGAAACGTTTCCATGTTCGGATGAAGCCATCCCTAACGGCTGACTTGTAGATTTCATCTTCTATATCTAGCGCTGGGAACAAAAAGTCGTAAACAGTTGACCATGAAGGCGTTTCAGTTTCTAGCAGAGAGATTATCTGCTGTGTCTCCTGAATTTTCTCAACAAGGTCTCGCAATTCATGGTTCTTGTAAGCATTAACCCATGCTGGTACACACCAGGGTGCCTGAATCGCTGAACAAATTAGAGCAAACAGAGTCTCCAGTGCTTGGGCATATGCAGTACGAAGAGCTAGTGCTGCATGTTGTGCCTTTCTGCTTGTTGATTGATCTTGAGTGTTAAGTGAATCTGAATAAAGTTGACCCAAGTATTCAAAATAACTTGGGTCAATGCTATTGAGAAACTTTAGGTTTTTGTCGCTGATACTCGTATCCCATAGGCAAAGTGGGCGAGTACCAACGACAAAAAAGTGACATCGTAAATATAAGGTTTCTGTAGTCATTGTGCTAATAGCTGTGGATCACGTAAGAGGCTGAATCTACCGGATTAATCATAGATGTATTAACGTTGAGTGTATCAATCTAAATATGTATAAAATAGTGCCGCAAGTTTTAAAATCACTTACCTCGGACACACTTTAAGCATCAGATCCTCTAGCCACGACATTTCTACTACATCTGCGTTCGCCGTCGCCGCTCAGGGCGGAGTGGGTATTGGTGAATCAAATCCTGCCCTGAATGAGCACTTCAGAAAATTTACTTGATTAACTCAATGTCTTCAAACGTTCGTATTCTGTCGGCAAGTGCTGTTCTTTTC
This window encodes:
- a CDS encoding relaxase/mobilization nuclease domain-containing protein, coding for MSTAKIKLNNSARATICYAISKAGARVIGGSAAPWVERDQLSHNQLQAVVRNATQKFMVSIDLNDRVKRSVGHTSISFPPGEDLDDQQFAEYCEKYLAAMILTSERPELLKEFNEPEFRKAVEDFRETELHKYTYSIVRHTDEPHPHAHIVYSRINLETERSISTSFERYRSQQILRDLERQYELTAVPNSWEVGRRSQTISQLQKEAATGEVSVQKRLQDLLENVGQRSASVTEFIENAQAEGIEVRMGFTRTGKSKGISYSLDGVALSGNSLGTRYSFKHSDPGLCKTFELAYSERDNPKIQELCQRKPLTYEQRQQNALRNDITSSLGGTAEAVQRLDCSTPALASTPRSTGAPGGSADRINDTTPGGRPGTSAITDRSGGIDRRPVRRIQSPQFASDDEDRRAIEPNRSQTPLGYTAGESNHRRESTLDAINQQLRDFESSSHVELHRINQQLADLNRALEEKRDSRLKRQQQSRYAAQILPLAEAIFEHYATIGATFGKESEASTEYQLQVDFGNKSYLLSRDDRDFRYNVRREATKMDVQAQENITISDVQLWQDLHRWLVVNAQLGTETTSDAQKTEDLPALEPVLPETIELPPDPPPVQEGPAASEPDAQLEAHRQYYRQIYERLSVRLAHLAPLDRDVRVSLLALQEYSTCDDPMQEAMNIIAQGTEAQAIVQRDLDEAKAYIHAVYTQVEAVLARAKSLERER
- a CDS encoding type II toxin-antitoxin system RelE/ParE family toxin, producing MSQVTWTETALADIQRHYEALELIDSTIALQAAQAIREAGDRLETFPKRGAIVHAATGLRKLQVAFGKFGFTIHYAVIEDEVVILKVYHGRENRPT
- the mobC gene encoding plasmid mobilization relaxosome protein MobC — protein: MSEFDRDLKHLEKLLDPVLPGAKKESETKFTIRLTDSLKESLKAEAEARGINFSDYVRSKLSGETPPIRRRNRRQVSRIDRSLLVELNRIGINLNQAVRRLNSQAQPRVSQADRQLLSQLLEKLQAVELALISEAKELEEET
- a CDS encoding DNA methyltransferase — its product is MKPEDNKRIQYFLTIWKGSQGNERANYQNFFRDLCDALGVTAPPPKGNVFGDPYCFDKEIKFFHSDRDSTTRFADFYKEGHLLVEAKQGSDISGKGTAKRGTETYRKAMEKAFFQARAYVKQLDVKPPFLITCDIGSHFELWMDFSGSYSIGYGARERLDLDDLLKPDVFDRFVAIFTDPQSLNPERYRARVTRDVAAELAKLAKWLEEQRHDPHEVANFLMRCIFTMFAEDVGLLPREVFKAALNERWIADPKRFKPEIENLWQTMNTGGSFGFERILRFNGSFFADATAFELPKEQLETLFRAANKDWSQVEPAIFGTLLERALDTKERSRLGAHYTPRSYVERLVRPVVIDSIRQEWQQVEMEVDRLLKLDEGQEDPTAAQKKKAEVEIRAFLKHLREIKILDPACGSGNFLYVTLDLLKTLEAEVMQRLVDVVGAVQLETEQVNPSQFLGIEVNPRAAAIAELVIWIGYLQWHFKRYGTTPPPEPVLQNFHNIEHRDAVLAYDGREEAIDPKTGKVKTRWGGRTMKHPATGEDVPDPSDQIPIYRYINPRPAEWQEADYIVSNPPFIGNARMRERLGDGYVEALRSVYRNIPESVDYVMYWWDKSASLLQEEKIDCFGFITTNSLRQTFNRRIISPYIEAKKSISIIFAIPDHPWVDASDGAAVRISMTSALKGQHKGLLSIVTEELSKEDGESVVKFESKLGSIFSNLSIGADITSTKVLKANEKIGNRGVQLIGSGFAITSYEAKKLGLGTVPNTEKYIRRYRNGRDITDKPRDIMVIDLFGLSEDNVKSDFPLIYQWILERVKPEREQNNRACYRKKWWIFGEPVVTTRNALEGLDRYIVTCRTAKHRVFTFLKNDIVPDAKLVTIALNDSSFLGILSSRIHLTWVLRSGAWLGVGNDSNYNHSECFNKFPFPDLSPEQKQKICELGEKLDAHRKGVQVQHPDVTITGMYNLLEKLRRGEPFTDSDRTYNDKALVSTLKQIHDDLDIAVFEAYGWQPTLSDDEILEKLVALNIDRAEEERNGLVRWLRPDYQAPGEAQVQQTLTGVMEPETAAIEPAEQRTWSKQPKEQLAAIQELLSTSQGEWTVDQLAAQFKGGARAKKAIKENLERLEFFGYVICRTDEVGVIRWQFVEMQKTA